ATTAGTTGATTCTGCAAACTCCTACCCAACATTGAAGGGTCCTTAGTAATGGTGGTTGCAAGCTGAGCCATTGGAAATCCAACGGATTGGAAAAATTCGAGCTAAAAGGTCTTCTCTTTGGGCATAAGAATTTCTTGGGAACAATGTCGGCAATCTGTTTTCGATTAAAACCATATTTTTTTAACACTGCCAGTACAAATTTAGGTTTTCCATGGTCAGAAACAGAAACGGCCATTTCTGGAGACAACCGGCATGTATTAATCAAGAAAAAACACTGCAAGATTTCTCATTCCTCCGATTTCTTCTCAGATGGACAACTATTCGAGGACAACCCAGATGAGTCTGAGTCTACAAGACTACATAGATTGACAAAGCATTGAAATTTACAGCTTCTCTCAACAAAGTAGGTTCACCCCACAGATGATTTTTGTGAAGAAGAGCAAGTAAAAAAGACACGTAATCCGCTGCAGTAATTTAATTGTAGAGAACATTGGTGAAAGCCTATAGCCTAGAAGATTAATTACCCGAGGGGAAAAAAACTCACTTGCAATTATCTGATTAGCATTGAATCGTTGAGCGACAAATCCATCTCCACAGCACCATCATGTATTCGACTTCATTTTTGATCAAGGTAAACAATAAGTAAACGAAAAGCGCTCAACGTTTTCATAAAATGTTcacttaaaattatattttagttgtaaaattaaaaattttaggggaaaataatcatatttctATATTATAAAAAAGATATAATTTCGTAAAAATAATGCTTTTTGAAGTAACATAATGTCTGTTTGGTTGAGAAAATCAATAGAATTGTTTAACGGGACATGACAAGTGACAGAGCAAGTGAACGACTTCGATCTTCCAATCATAAAATCCAATTTATTTCTAAGATGTACAAGTGGCTGAGAGTGATTTTTTTAGATCTTCCGATCTTAAAAAAATTGCAAGCAAAAAAATTTACAAGAAAAAAGATATTAGAAAGAAGAAATTGAGTTGTATCGAAACATATATTCAATAATCACCATGAACTTGTAGTTAGTGTGTTCTTCACATGTTCAAGATTGTAACACATGGTATTCGAGTCGATCCCCGTAACAATATCAATGCCAAAAACTTACTCGGTTGCATAGAGTCTGCACCATCTTGTTCCAAAGAACTAACTTGAATCACATGCTgcaagttttaaatttattcatACAGCAATAAGTGTAAAAGGAACCTTACTCTAGAGCCTCTCAGTTTTCTCAACACTAGTAAACTACTGAAGAAACtcagtttaaattaaattttgtcaGGTATTGTCTTAAACATCAAAATGATGCATGATAAAGGAAAACGACTCTATGTCCTAAACACCACCACTTGTCTCCCCTTTATAAATTTGAAGAAGCTGAGGCAGTTCCTTTAAGTATCGAATCACGTAATTTTCCAGGAATTTCTCCTCAGTGGGGCACATTACAGTAGCCAAGCTCCAGTTTTTCTTAACAAAACCATTCAAAAACAAGTGATGAAGAACAGAGTACCTTGGAATAATTCTTTTCTCCATActgtaaaatataatatatggaACCCGGGCAATCGTTCTTGAATCACGCCCCATTTTGTTAGCAACAAAATCCAAGAATCTTGAGATTTTCTTCTCGGACAAGAGCATACAATTAGGATGTTTCCTAAATGCCATATATATGTCATCCTTCGACCAACCCCAGTTACTATATGTTTCATAGCATCTTTCCCAGACATCTATGTTGCCCTTCCCAGTCCGGCTATGCATTGCAGTTACAAATGCCGTtttcaaaggattaaaacccaTCCCTTCAATCTCAGAAACAATTTTCTTGAATGAATCATGCTTCAGGGTGACAAGATCTGGATAATGAAACAGAGCAAATTCGATACAGCTTTCGGGAACTCCAAGCTCCCTCAACAGAGCCACATTGTCGATGAGTTTCTTATCAAGTCCATGATCAAAAATCCATGACCCCCGCCTCAAAAGAATACCAGCTTTTCTAGATCCAACTATACCCTCGAGGTATTCATAGACAGGAGCCAACTGATTTTCCAGACTTCTTGCCAAGTATGCCGGGTGCTTTACAACGGCTTCCACCATATCGGGTTCAGAAAACCCGGCAGAacgcaataaaaattcaatcttTGGCAGAAAGGACTTTTCAGGATTGGCTAGCAGAAAAAGTGGTCGTCTAGAAACCAGCTCAGCGATGTGCGTTTTGCTAAATCCATGTTTTTCAAGAAAACGCAGAACAGCATTTGCTTTATCTGGACTATCAAAATGCAGCTTACCTGAAGCAGAAACAGCCCTTTCCGGAGTCAAGCCGCAAGAGTTCACCAGATAGGAGATGACATGCTCCTTTCCAGGTGATATTGTTTTGGAGGAGACCGGTTCGCTTTTAGACAGGGAAATCCCAGCTCCCGAGTTCACGAGCGATCGTTTACCATTTTCAAGACTGCAGAAATTGGCGAAGAATTGAATCTTGCCGTTTCTGCATAGAATCGTGCGACGAAACATTTGATTCCGATGGGGTAATTGAAGCTAAAAAGCTTATCAAAGGAAAAAGATTTCAATTTGAGTGAAGGATTCCATTACAAATCGAGCATTGGCGAAAATGGGGTGAATGAATAGCTAAACTGATGATAAACCCTAGCTCAGAGAAGACAAGAAATAACCAATTCGATTATTTGGGAAcgcaaatattttttaaattattttaaaaaaaacatagaaaaataattttaattaagtcGATAAAGTAAACATAtaatatattgaaatatttcctaaaaataatataatcattttaattaaattattgaattCAATTTAGTGCAAATAAATTAGTAGGTATTAAATTTGAGTTAAATTGTGTAATTTATATTACACAATCATATTCGCATATTATTTAATGCCAACTTCACAATtacaaattttcttttccagTTATATTCAATGAGTTTGAATACATTTCAATACTAGTACAAAAAAACAGACAATTCTTCCTTAAAATTAGAATTGCCAAAGTGGGTTAGGTATTAAGGGTTGGCATTTTACTTGataattccaaaaaaaaaaaaaaaaatcgaacgCAATTGTGGAAACCAttcaaaatcataaatttaaTTCCACATATAAAACCgcgattattttttaaaaagactACTCTATCGCATAACTATTTCTCAAAAGTGAGTCGCATGAATGATTCGTGGAATCTCCTAACTTTTGATCTATTGGACTATCACTATCAACATGTATTCAATTTCATATGTATATAAATTGTAAATCAACGGATTGTGTTATGTGTTCCTATTGCAAACTATTCATTCGACTTAATtaacaatataaaaattattatcaaaGTTGGTTAGACAACGATAATCAAGAAAAAACAATAACACAATCAAGCATAATGCAAAATTCGAAtgtttaattatataaaacaaAATTTCGGGGTAGTAACCTCTTAAATCCTAAtaaataaaagagtttattcctaaACATCAGCTGATCAAAATCACAATCAAACGATTTTCTaaagtaaaaaaatataagaagAAAAACAAGAACTAGAAGTCGTTGCAAGAAACATTCACTTCGTGCTCGGTTCCTTGACTCCATATCATATTCTTCTCTCCTTATGCTCCAGAACGATATTTTTTCCTTCCTGATTGCATCATGGAGGACGAATGTGTGCTATGCTCCAGAGATGCTCAAATTTTCTTCAACTGAGCGTTGGGGCAGTGCGTCTG
The Primulina tabacum isolate GXHZ01 chromosome 9, ASM2559414v2, whole genome shotgun sequence DNA segment above includes these coding regions:
- the LOC142504550 gene encoding transcription termination factor MTERF8, chloroplastic-like; amino-acid sequence: MFRRTILCRNGKIQFFANFCSLENGKRSLVNSGAGISLSKSEPVSSKTISPGKEHVISYLVNSCGLTPERAVSASGKLHFDSPDKANAVLRFLEKHGFSKTHIAELVSRRPLFLLANPEKSFLPKIEFLLRSAGFSEPDMVEAVVKHPAYLARSLENQLAPVYEYLEGIVGSRKAGILLRRGSWIFDHGLDKKLIDNVALLRELGVPESCIEFALFHYPDLVTLKHDSFKKIVSEIEGMGFNPLKTAFVTAMHSRTGKGNIDVWERCYETYSNWGWSKDDIYMAFRKHPNCMLLSEKKISRFLDFVANKMGRDSRTIARVPYIIFYSMEKRIIPRYSVLHHLFLNGFVKKNWSLATVMCPTEEKFLENYVIRYLKELPQLLQIYKGETSGGV